ATTCTCGTGACAGACAACCAGTACGTGGGCACGAAGGCGATTGCAGCTGGATGGGGAACCCTGCAAGAAGATGGAAAGCCGTCGTGCTTACTACAGGAAGTTGAAGTTCCAGTGATGAGTTTGGCGGACTGTCGCAACATGAGCTACAATCCTCGGATGATATCCGACAACATGCTTTGCGCCGGTTACCGCGAAGGCCTGAAGGACTCCTGCCAGGTAACGGAGTATATGTTCTGAAACGTTTTCTCTTCCCGTCCCACGTCACGATTTTCCGTACAAAAAATGGTCCCAGCCTCTACGACCGGGTCTCATCCGCCCTCAAGAACCAGAGGGTAAAATAATCCCGCGTATCTCCTGATCGTGGTGTCCGATAGAGACAGCCTGTGACGCTGCAATTTTTACAGAACTGGTTTAGGACTGATTTCAGTGGAATTTCAATTTACGAATCGTATCGCAAAGCGCAGGGTGAGACACCGACAGCTCAACATTTGGGAGCGTAGCGAATCGGAATCTGAATGTTCGACGTAAAACTGCAGCCGATGGATAAggagttttttctttcgatttaTTTCAGGGAGACAGCGGTGGTCCGTTGGTGGCTGAACGGGAGGACAAGAAATACGAGCTGATCGGCGTCGTCTCCTGGGGGAATGGGTGCGCGCGTCCCGGTTATCCTGGCGTTTATACCCGTGTCACGCGTTATCTAGACTGGATACTTGAAAACACAAAAGACGGTTGCTTTTGCGAAGACTGAGAACCGCGTGACGTCACAACCGTGTgccaacaattttttcattagtgATTTGTCATTCGTATCGATCACGGACAGCCGAATTTTTTAGTTTCGTCCCAAAACGCTTATTCCTATATTCTagtaattttttgtacacatatttttcaataattttagtttcttttttttttctaatcatcTAATACATACCGTTGGAGTACGGACGGTGTCTATAAggatttgtatatatatatcatatacgtCCACTAATTTCGCGGCTATATAAACTTATTTAGCGACTATGTTTATAGGATAtgctatatttttcaatttatgtacgtatatttggttttattcaaattcaatcgaTTAGTCGGTATACCGcgcagaatattttttaataaacttcCAGACCATAATTTATACctattattcttatttatatttattatatagtTGCATAGTGACCAAACATGCCTTACGGCTTCATAGAATCGTAAGAGGTACCTACTTTCGATGTTCTTTTGTGAAATCAGACTTATCGTTAATAAATGACCATTGATTATCGATACAAAACGAAGTCATTAACATTTGAAAGCCGATGAGGTCAACGATTCTGTCTTCGAGTCACATATCTACCATGGAATCAGTCAGCCAACGCGAATACGTCTCTGTTGAGTCACATTCAACGAGGTAAACAACTCTTGGACGTAGATCGCAATTTAATGATTCTCCTCACCGGCGCGCGATCCCATGAATTAATGTCTGTCCAAGCTCGAACAGGAATTACAGCATCTACGGATGTTTGAGTTGGCGAACAGCATATCGGGAAATAACAACATGGTCGAAACCCAGCCAAATAACGGGACAGGTTTTCCATAGGTCAGCGACTGAGTTGGAGATCTGTTGAACCTTCGGGTGGGATGCAAAGTAGTCAGTTTGCGCACGGAGAGATGGAAGGGGGCATAAATGCGGGTTGTTAGTACCGCTATGTCTGGATACCGGGTACAGGCCACTGTGCAGTTGTGCCTCGATTCGTCAGGCGTAATCATGAACCTACAGGAATACGTCAAGTTCCTATTCTGCGTCTTCGTCGTTGTGTTGGCAGTTACCGCCGCTCGTCCCGACGGCCCCAGAATCGAAGTAAGTGATGCGAAgatttacgaaaattatttaccGAGTCGAAGAGAGGAACAAATCCTTATATTTAATGGTCATCTGGGAGGTGTCTCCACAAACTGGTCCTATAGATTTCATCAAGTGTTGATCCAAGcagctaattgtaagtgacGATCAACATCAACGCCGCGCATAAGGTCATGTGCATTAATTGATGATTGAGGATGTTTATCTGAACGTGGAAACCAAATATGTACTTTGAAAAACGTTAGAAAATTGCAGTAGTAGCTTTTTACAGATCCTGCAGATGGTTGCTGAAGCCACTGTCATGTATTGTGGATAATAAATGCTATGGAGATTAATTTCGTCGACATTCAACACGTATTGTTACCTTCGGCCTCGTCTCCACGTGCTTCTTGGCACATTTGATTAACGACTTTTGATTTCCGTAGAATTCGGAGGACGTCGAGAAAGTTCGAGTGACTCGAGGAGTCCTGGATTTCATTTTCGGAGGTCTCAAGTCTTGCGGCGGATGTCGTGGGTATTTCAACGATACTGTAATTCAAATCAATTCTCTGttttttcactcaaaattACGAATGTACCGCAGAATGCGGACGACCGAATCGTGGTGGGGCGAGAATTTTGGGCGGCGAGTACACCGACACCCACGAGTTTCCATGGCTGGCCAATGTCCATGTGAAATCAAAACTAGTCGTTAGCGGGGTTTTGATCAACGATCGATACGTCATGACCGCCGCCAGCCAGCTCATTGCGTAAGCCAATCAATTTTCCTTGTCAGCAGTTATGCAATTACCTACGGTTCAGCTCGCGACTAGTTTACTTTGAGATTGAACGGAATCCCGGGTATTCCGATTCCTAGATGAAATACAGAGATGAGTAATCGCGGTTACAAAGTAGGTACCATCAACTCGCTGTTAGCGCGTCGTAAATCATACGCTCAATGGTTATTCATAACTTTTTCATCGCCTTTTAACCACACGCAATGTCCAGAGCCACAGCGCCAGAGATCAAAGTGTCTTTGGGTGAATACGACCGTTGCCACTTGGACATATCTTCGAGCAACGTGAGTGTGGAAACGGTGATACCGTTCCCGGAATTCAACCCCGAATCTCGAGGCCATGACTTGGCTCTACTTCGCCTCAGTCAACCTACAAAGTTTGAAAGAAGGATTTCACCGGTCTGCATGCCTAATCCAGGTACATTGCTCGAGATAAGTTTGTC
The Neodiprion lecontei isolate iyNeoLeco1 chromosome 3, iyNeoLeco1.1, whole genome shotgun sequence DNA segment above includes these coding regions:
- the LOC107220462 gene encoding vitamin K-dependent protein C translates to MRVVSTAMSGYRVQATVQLCLDSSGVIMNLQEYVKFLFCVFVVVLAVTAARPDGPRIENSEDVEKVRVTRGVLDFIFGGLKSCGGCQCGRPNRGGARILGGEYTDTHEFPWLANVHVKSKLVVSGVLINDRYVMTAASQLIAATAPEIKVSLGEYDRCHLDISSSNVSVETVIPFPEFNPESRGHDLALLRLSQPTKFERRISPVCMPNPGSTYLGQVGTLSGWIEGKAVDASETRTCRPRKLGLPVLGYSECIKSGVSLASFHDDSGCIGVIGGNSLVCENDVGSSVLYRSYADVYDLVGIMSDVNKCDDKPAGAVFTRIGPHLDWILQQTKDACYCTK